One Streptococcus sp. zg-86 DNA window includes the following coding sequences:
- the ftsY gene encoding signal recognition particle-docking protein FtsY: protein MGLFDRLFGHKEKEELALSEENQIQEETADCGDRAEALDDIEQTHEVAEGIEETAETAEELPKEVLDEIPLVESADSESSGETLDAQKQRTLDFMAEYYAAKEAAALRIQEAQEQEVNHAVQIKNEPAVEEGLAPESEEEKYQRTLKKTRTGFGAKLNQFFANFRSVDEDFFEELEELLITSDVGVQVASNLTEELRYEARLENAKRPEALRRLIIEKLVDIYEKDGQFSEQIAFQEGLTVMLFVGVNGVGKTTSIGKLAYRYKQAGKKVMLVAADTFRAGAVAQLVEWGRRVDVPVVTGPEKSDPASVVFDGMEKAMTEQVDILMIDTAGRLQNKENLMAELEKIGRIIKRSLPDAPHETLLALDASTGQNALVQAKEFSKITPLTGLVLTKLDGTARGGVVLAIRQELDIPVKLIGFGEKIDDIGEFHSESFMRGLLEGLV, encoded by the coding sequence ATGGGACTATTTGATCGCTTGTTTGGTCACAAGGAAAAAGAAGAACTCGCCCTGTCAGAAGAAAACCAGATACAAGAGGAGACAGCAGATTGTGGTGATAGAGCAGAGGCGCTAGATGATATAGAGCAAACCCATGAAGTGGCTGAAGGAATTGAGGAGACGGCTGAGACTGCCGAGGAATTGCCCAAGGAAGTGCTGGACGAAATACCTCTCGTAGAATCCGCTGATTCTGAGTCTTCTGGTGAGACCCTAGATGCCCAAAAGCAGCGGACACTGGACTTTATGGCAGAATATTACGCTGCCAAGGAAGCGGCTGCTCTTCGGATTCAGGAAGCACAAGAGCAGGAAGTTAATCATGCTGTTCAAATAAAAAATGAGCCAGCAGTAGAAGAAGGATTAGCGCCTGAGAGTGAAGAGGAGAAATACCAACGGACTCTTAAGAAAACTCGGACAGGTTTTGGAGCCAAGCTCAATCAATTCTTTGCGAATTTCCGTTCAGTAGATGAGGACTTCTTTGAGGAATTAGAGGAATTGCTGATTACAAGTGATGTCGGTGTACAGGTTGCTTCTAACTTGACAGAAGAGCTACGCTACGAAGCTCGCTTGGAAAATGCCAAAAGGCCCGAAGCTTTGCGCCGGTTGATTATCGAAAAATTGGTTGATATTTACGAAAAAGATGGTCAGTTTAGCGAGCAAATTGCTTTTCAAGAGGGTCTGACAGTCATGCTCTTTGTCGGTGTTAATGGGGTTGGAAAAACAACCTCTATCGGGAAATTGGCTTATCGCTACAAGCAGGCTGGCAAGAAGGTCATGTTGGTTGCAGCAGATACCTTCCGTGCTGGTGCAGTAGCGCAATTGGTTGAGTGGGGTCGCCGTGTAGATGTGCCTGTTGTGACAGGACCAGAGAAATCAGATCCAGCTAGTGTGGTTTTTGACGGTATGGAAAAGGCCATGACAGAGCAGGTGGATATTCTCATGATTGACACAGCTGGTCGCCTGCAAAACAAGGAAAATCTCATGGCCGAGTTAGAAAAAATTGGTCGCATTATCAAGCGTAGTTTACCAGATGCTCCTCATGAAACCTTGTTAGCTCTTGATGCCTCTACTGGCCAAAATGCTCTGGTTCAGGCTAAGGAATTTTCAAAAATTACTCCCTTAACTGGCCTTGTTTTGACGAAATTGGATGGTACTGCACGTGGTGGTGTCGTACTAGCTATTCGTCAAGAACTAGATATTCCAGTCAAACTGATTGGATTTGGTGAAAAGATTGATGACATCGGTGAATTTCATTCGGAATCTTTCATGAGAGGTCTGTTAGAGGGTTTAGTATAG
- a CDS encoding Cof-type HAD-IIB family hydrolase — MSIKLIALDLDGTLLTSDKRISDKNKKALQAAREKGVYVVLTTGRPLKAIEQFLAELDLLGEGQYSITFNGGLVQENTGRILEETGFSVEDVRVIREVTNQLELPLDAIHGGDVYSLDAARASLYSTCNPLLQIIPTTDATLPEDVTYNKAVTAVDAVFLDQQITKLPVFLYERFEIFKSRDILLEWSPKGVHKANGLAKLIEHLGIDRSEVMACGDEENDLSMVEWAGLGVAMANASSKLKEVAKVVLPVTNDEDGIAWAIEEYVVSEEENGTI; from the coding sequence ATGAGTATTAAATTGATTGCCTTAGATTTGGACGGAACCTTGTTGACATCTGACAAGCGAATTTCAGACAAGAACAAAAAAGCCTTGCAAGCAGCAAGAGAAAAGGGAGTTTATGTGGTCTTGACAACTGGACGGCCCTTAAAAGCAATTGAACAATTTTTAGCAGAATTGGATTTACTTGGAGAAGGACAGTATTCAATTACGTTTAATGGTGGGTTGGTTCAAGAAAATACAGGTCGTATTTTAGAAGAAACAGGATTTTCTGTTGAAGATGTGCGTGTGATTCGTGAGGTGACCAACCAGCTTGAATTGCCACTTGATGCGATTCACGGTGGAGATGTCTATTCCTTAGATGCGGCGCGTGCCTCACTCTATTCGACTTGCAATCCGCTTTTACAGATTATTCCAACGACAGATGCCACTCTTCCTGAAGACGTAACGTATAATAAAGCCGTAACAGCAGTTGATGCAGTATTTTTAGACCAACAGATTACGAAATTACCAGTATTTTTGTATGAACGCTTTGAAATTTTTAAGTCACGGGATATTCTCTTGGAATGGAGTCCAAAGGGAGTTCACAAGGCAAACGGTCTTGCCAAGTTGATTGAACATTTAGGAATTGATCGATCAGAAGTAATGGCCTGTGGTGATGAAGAAAATGATCTCAGTATGGTCGAATGGGCTGGACTCGGTGTTGCAATGGCAAACGCCAGTTCAAAACTAAAAGAAGTTGCTAAGGTGGTGTTGCCAGTTACCAATGATGAAGACGGCATTGCTTGGGCAATTGAAGAATATGTAGTAAGTGAGGAAGAAAATGGGACTATTTGA
- a CDS encoding Cof-type HAD-IIB family hydrolase, with amino-acid sequence MIKLIATDMDGTFLREDHQFNRDRFRKILDQFHRKGYLFAAASGRSLLSLQAIFQGFEDEMAFVAENGSIVSYKGKMIFEDQPIEPIVYLELVRRLSASPYGQNSCVVLSGKNGAYLLKSGDREFIERISPFYVKTSLVSDFSEVTEDIVKIVATFPTGEVEVAQEWLNQEFDGVTAVTTGFNSVDIILSDSHKAVGLSKLCEYCGLEATDVVAFGDNQNDLEMLEFAGIALATSNARPEVKQIVDRVIGHCNDEAVLAYIEEMLDEY; translated from the coding sequence ATGATTAAGTTGATTGCAACAGATATGGATGGAACATTTCTTCGTGAGGATCATCAGTTCAATCGAGATCGTTTTCGTAAGATATTGGATCAGTTTCATCGAAAAGGCTATCTTTTTGCAGCAGCAAGCGGGCGTTCCTTGTTGAGTTTGCAAGCTATTTTCCAAGGTTTTGAAGATGAGATGGCTTTTGTTGCGGAAAATGGTTCAATCGTATCCTACAAAGGAAAGATGATTTTTGAAGATCAGCCTATTGAACCGATAGTCTATCTAGAGCTTGTCCGCCGATTATCAGCCAGTCCATACGGTCAGAACAGTTGTGTCGTTCTATCAGGGAAAAATGGTGCCTATCTTTTAAAGAGTGGAGATAGAGAGTTTATAGAGAGGATTTCCCCCTTTTATGTGAAAACGAGTCTAGTGTCAGATTTTTCGGAAGTGACAGAAGATATTGTCAAAATTGTGGCTACATTTCCAACTGGAGAAGTAGAAGTGGCACAAGAATGGCTGAATCAAGAGTTTGATGGCGTAACAGCTGTTACGACTGGTTTTAATTCAGTTGATATTATTCTATCAGATAGTCATAAGGCGGTTGGATTGTCCAAATTATGTGAGTATTGTGGTCTAGAAGCGACTGATGTGGTAGCCTTTGGGGACAATCAAAATGATTTGGAAATGCTTGAATTTGCAGGGATAGCCCTTGCAACTAGTAATGCGAGGCCAGAAGTAAAACAGATAGTGGATAGGGTCATTGGCCATTGCAATGATGAAGCTGTCTTGGCGTATATAGAGGAGATGTTAGATGAGTATTAA
- a CDS encoding NAD-dependent malic enzyme: protein MNKHLVNPFLNKGLSFSETEREEFGLIGLLPHKVVSIESEIKRLYERLEILETDYQKCLFLNDIYNTNRQLFFKLVEAYVVELMPIIYTPTIAESVTQFSSDFKWPQGALYLDTDHPEEIGIALENATRDMDVLDCMVITDGEGVLGIGDWGINGVMISVGKLGVYTVASGLNPSRVLPVVIDNGTNRSELLNNPYYLGKKTSRKQGEDYLNFIDQFVTIAEEKFPGVLLHWEDFGRDNAQVILDRYRHQVTTFNDDIQGTGIMMIAAFDKAVQVMEKPFSEQRICIFGAGTAGVGIAEQLKNELIFRGQTEEEAREQIFLVDRNGLVVTSDTAVTLGQKEFAKDSEAILDLESIIEAIQPTVLIGCSGQAGKFTQEVVTRMSHYNELPAIFPISNPTHLAEAQAKDIIEWSNGKALVVTGSPTPPFEYGETTFTIGQANNALLYPGLGLGIIAAKAKSVTNSMLLEAAHAISDWHIYEKAGDGLLPHITQLKQCSDRVAQAVYMDAVKNKLSLKTLEEMPIAITNMKW from the coding sequence ATGAACAAACATTTAGTAAATCCATTTTTGAATAAAGGCTTGAGTTTTTCAGAGACTGAAAGAGAGGAATTCGGACTTATTGGACTGTTACCTCATAAAGTTGTATCGATTGAAAGTGAAATAAAGCGGCTTTATGAGAGACTAGAGATACTTGAAACAGACTACCAAAAGTGCTTATTCTTGAATGATATTTATAATACTAATCGTCAACTTTTCTTTAAATTAGTAGAAGCTTATGTTGTTGAATTGATGCCTATCATTTATACTCCCACGATTGCGGAAAGTGTAACACAATTTTCTAGTGATTTTAAATGGCCACAAGGTGCTCTATACCTTGATACTGACCACCCTGAAGAAATAGGGATTGCACTTGAAAATGCTACACGGGACATGGATGTCTTAGATTGCATGGTAATCACGGATGGGGAAGGTGTACTTGGGATTGGAGACTGGGGCATTAATGGTGTCATGATTTCAGTTGGCAAATTAGGAGTTTATACTGTCGCTTCAGGCCTGAATCCGAGTCGTGTATTACCTGTCGTGATTGATAATGGCACAAACCGCAGTGAATTACTCAATAATCCTTATTATTTGGGAAAGAAAACTAGTCGCAAACAAGGTGAGGACTATCTTAACTTTATTGATCAATTTGTCACTATCGCAGAAGAAAAATTCCCTGGGGTACTTTTACATTGGGAAGACTTTGGGCGAGATAATGCACAGGTTATTTTAGACCGTTACCGTCATCAAGTGACGACTTTCAATGACGACATACAAGGGACTGGTATCATGATGATTGCTGCTTTTGATAAAGCTGTACAAGTTATGGAAAAACCATTCTCTGAACAGCGTATCTGTATTTTCGGTGCAGGAACTGCTGGGGTTGGTATTGCTGAACAGCTTAAAAATGAATTGATTTTCCGTGGACAGACAGAGGAAGAAGCACGAGAACAGATTTTCTTAGTGGATCGAAATGGTTTGGTTGTGACATCAGATACGGCTGTGACACTAGGTCAGAAAGAATTTGCGAAAGATAGTGAAGCGATATTGGATTTGGAATCTATTATAGAGGCTATTCAACCTACAGTTCTAATCGGTTGTAGTGGTCAAGCAGGCAAATTTACTCAAGAGGTGGTTACACGCATGTCACACTATAACGAATTGCCGGCCATTTTCCCTATTTCTAATCCAACACATCTTGCTGAGGCTCAAGCAAAGGATATTATTGAATGGTCCAACGGAAAAGCTCTGGTTGTGACTGGAAGTCCAACTCCCCCTTTTGAATACGGAGAAACAACATTTACTATCGGCCAAGCTAATAATGCCCTACTCTATCCAGGACTTGGTTTGGGAATTATTGCTGCAAAAGCTAAATCAGTAACAAATTCTATGCTACTTGAAGCAGCACATGCTATATCGGATTGGCATATTTATGAAAAAGCAGGTGACGGGTTATTACCACACATAACTCAGTTGAAACAGTGCTCAGATCGTGTTGCTCAAGCTGTTTATATGGATGCTGTGAAAAATAAGCTTTCGTTAAAAACTTTAGAAGAAATGCCAATTGCTATTACTAATATGAAGTGGTAA
- a CDS encoding glucose PTS transporter subunit IIA has translation MAYDYKEIANIIIENAGGLENISSVTRCSTRLRLFIKDKYKVNINKIQDTKPVMGVVFPKDELQIVLAQNLIPIYDIVSKEFDARDKSKDTLKTSETEEVRGFKAKVSKIGGDLLAFVSAAVTPMIPALVAGGMLKVFLLLITLALPSFAESSTYNLLSMLADAPFYFMPIFVAYGASTKLGGTALYSMAVMGSLIYPTFVQAVTDKTPLSILGLPILLVSYKGTLLPALLISYFAYRCEKLFTKIIPSLLRSIFVGVFTIAVTYVVGVTVLAPLGYFVGGYVAEFFLWTSTNFGPVAVGLLAASMPFLVLTGMHHAVTPFMAQAVVDPGYDAFFRPAYLLHNMAEGGAVLGVGLRAKDKALRAECFSLAFGCVVAGITEPAIYGVNLRLKRPLYGVIAGAGLGGVVSGLLGATAYHYGYSNLLAIPIFEKTILAIIIAIVVAIVSSCVITMLLGFDESILVTETSATHSEEVDTTASVVLSDTNASSIAAPVSGAVVALSDVDDQVFASGAMGSGVAIKPSEATTTVYSPVDGVVEMAFETGHAYGLKSDSGAEVLIHVGIDTVSLGGNGFEQKVIAKQTVKKGDILGTFDPLVIANAGLDNTTMVIVTNSSVFEHINIVGTEFVNAGQELIELD, from the coding sequence ATGGCCTATGATTATAAAGAAATCGCCAATATTATCATTGAGAACGCAGGAGGCTTGGAAAATATTTCTAGCGTTACTCGCTGCTCGACAAGACTAAGATTATTTATTAAAGATAAGTATAAAGTAAATATCAATAAAATTCAAGATACCAAGCCAGTGATGGGTGTAGTTTTTCCTAAAGATGAGTTGCAAATTGTTTTAGCTCAAAACTTAATCCCGATTTATGATATTGTATCAAAAGAATTTGATGCTCGTGACAAATCAAAAGATACTCTCAAAACTAGTGAGACGGAGGAAGTACGAGGTTTTAAAGCAAAAGTATCAAAAATTGGTGGAGATTTACTTGCATTTGTTTCTGCTGCAGTAACGCCAATGATTCCAGCTCTAGTAGCGGGTGGGATGTTGAAAGTATTTTTGCTTCTTATCACACTTGCTCTACCAAGTTTTGCTGAATCATCTACCTATAATCTTCTTAGTATGTTAGCTGATGCACCTTTCTATTTCATGCCAATCTTCGTAGCTTATGGTGCGAGTACTAAGTTAGGTGGTACAGCTTTGTATAGTATGGCAGTCATGGGAAGTCTTATTTATCCAACTTTTGTCCAAGCAGTGACGGATAAAACACCTTTAAGTATTTTAGGGCTTCCAATCTTACTGGTTTCTTACAAAGGTACATTGCTTCCGGCACTTTTAATTAGTTATTTTGCCTATCGCTGTGAAAAATTATTTACAAAAATTATTCCAAGTCTGTTACGTTCAATCTTTGTTGGTGTATTCACTATTGCCGTAACCTATGTAGTAGGTGTAACAGTTTTGGCTCCTCTTGGCTATTTTGTAGGTGGTTATGTTGCAGAATTCTTTTTGTGGACATCAACTAATTTTGGTCCTGTAGCAGTTGGATTATTAGCAGCATCTATGCCGTTCCTTGTTTTAACAGGTATGCACCATGCCGTAACACCATTTATGGCACAAGCTGTAGTAGATCCAGGTTATGATGCTTTCTTTAGACCAGCCTATCTTCTCCATAATATGGCTGAAGGGGGTGCAGTTTTAGGTGTAGGATTGCGAGCTAAGGACAAAGCTCTCCGTGCAGAATGTTTCAGTTTGGCATTTGGATGTGTCGTTGCAGGTATTACTGAACCAGCTATTTATGGTGTCAATCTTCGCTTAAAACGTCCACTTTATGGCGTTATTGCAGGAGCAGGACTTGGTGGGGTTGTTTCTGGTTTGCTTGGTGCAACGGCTTACCATTACGGCTATTCAAATCTCCTAGCGATTCCAATTTTTGAAAAAACAATTTTGGCGATTATTATTGCAATAGTTGTTGCGATTGTATCATCATGTGTTATCACGATGCTTTTAGGATTTGATGAATCTATTCTCGTTACTGAAACTTCAGCAACTCATTCAGAAGAAGTGGACACTACAGCATCAGTTGTCTTATCTGATACGAATGCTTCTTCAATTGCAGCTCCGGTATCTGGTGCGGTTGTAGCGCTGTCTGATGTAGATGATCAGGTATTTGCTTCAGGAGCGATGGGAAGTGGTGTCGCAATTAAACCCTCTGAAGCTACAACAACGGTATATTCTCCAGTAGATGGTGTGGTTGAAATGGCATTTGAAACTGGTCATGCCTATGGTCTAAAATCTGATAGTGGTGCTGAGGTACTAATTCATGTTGGTATTGATACTGTTTCACTAGGTGGAAATGGTTTTGAACAGAAAGTTATTGCGAAACAAACTGTTAAAAAAGGAGATATCCTTGGAACATTTGATCCATTAGTTATCGCGAATGCAGGTTTAGATAATACCACAATGGTTATAGTGACAAATTCAAGTGTTTTTGAACATATCAATATTGTAGGAACAGAATTCGTTAATGCTGGCCAAGAACTTATTGAATTAGATTAA
- a CDS encoding MurR/RpiR family transcriptional regulator, with protein MIEQLKNSKQLTHTERDIAKYILEFPRIIIETSLEDLADQCHVSQASIIRLCKKMGCKGFSDFKTKLALEMTTISETSEEISIDLPFDKPATTHEITNTFYNMYSKTLDYEFKNLDILQLRRAAKLLQNADLIHIYGRGESLIIAEDFHYKMMRIGFHTSLETLNGFQEAHSFSVSDTQLKQVAIVISQYVNSLQVQYIVDELNANQIPFILLTATQNPWPYDMLAEVTLKINSPESRHKMGSFVSRNAMLFVLDCLFAEIFSLNYEQNVKNLKEFTKRKEQRNYYYRSNIDN; from the coding sequence ATGATCGAACAACTAAAAAATAGTAAACAATTAACACATACTGAACGAGATATTGCCAAATATATTTTGGAATTCCCTCGTATTATTATTGAAACTTCTTTGGAAGATTTGGCAGATCAATGCCATGTTTCTCAAGCATCGATTATTCGACTTTGCAAGAAAATGGGATGCAAAGGTTTTTCTGATTTTAAAACTAAACTAGCTTTGGAAATGACAACTATTAGTGAAACAAGTGAAGAAATTTCCATAGATTTACCATTTGATAAACCAGCAACCACACACGAGATTACAAATACCTTCTATAACATGTATAGTAAAACGTTGGACTATGAGTTCAAAAATTTAGATATTCTTCAACTCAGAAGAGCAGCTAAACTTCTGCAAAATGCAGATCTTATTCACATTTATGGCCGTGGTGAGTCACTGATTATAGCAGAAGATTTTCATTACAAAATGATGCGGATTGGATTTCATACTTCTCTAGAGACCCTAAATGGTTTCCAAGAAGCTCACAGTTTTTCAGTATCAGATACTCAATTAAAACAAGTTGCTATTGTCATTTCACAATATGTCAACAGTCTTCAAGTACAATATATTGTAGACGAGTTAAACGCAAATCAAATTCCATTTATTTTGTTGACTGCTACCCAAAATCCCTGGCCTTATGATATGCTTGCTGAAGTGACACTAAAAATCAATTCTCCTGAAAGCCGTCATAAGATGGGATCATTTGTCTCACGAAATGCAATGCTTTTCGTATTAGACTGCCTCTTCGCAGAAATATTTTCACTTAACTATGAACAAAATGTCAAAAATTTAAAAGAATTTACTAAACGGAAAGAGCAACGTAATTATTATTATAGGTCAAATATTGATAACTAA
- a CDS encoding family 1 glycosylhydrolase, giving the protein MRQNHHEFPEGFLWGGAIAANQAEGAYLADGKGLDISNGFPHGIKHDYDRELSPEKFYPTHEAIDFYHRYKEDLAMMAEMNFNVFRTSINWSRIFPNGDDAEPNEAGLRYYDDLFDEMLKLGMQPLVTLSHYETPVHLVKEYGSWRNRKLIDFFVNYAITVFERYKNKVKYWLTFNEINNMRRMPGGAGGIFIEEGEDLQQLIYQTSHHMFVANALTVKAFHEIIPDGQIGAMLSLSNVYPHTCRPEDVFETMELRRRSLMFGDVMIRGAYPSYANRIWEEEGAAVIFEEGDEALIAAHTVDFLAFSYYRTSTHEYGQPFYGDTGGDQGTPNPYLETTPWGWQIDPIGLRYTLNELYDRYQIPLFVVENGLGQIDELDENGFINDTYRIDYVREHVKSIKEALRDGVEVMGYTYWGPIDIISAGTGEMKKRYGFIYVDRDNDGNGTMERRKKASFDWYANLIKHNGNNI; this is encoded by the coding sequence ATGAGACAAAACCACCATGAATTCCCAGAAGGTTTCTTGTGGGGAGGAGCGATTGCCGCTAATCAAGCCGAAGGTGCTTATTTAGCTGACGGAAAGGGATTAGATATCTCAAATGGTTTTCCACATGGTATCAAGCACGACTATGACCGTGAACTAAGTCCAGAAAAATTTTATCCAACTCATGAAGCGATAGATTTCTATCATCGATATAAAGAAGATTTAGCTATGATGGCAGAAATGAATTTCAACGTATTTAGAACTTCAATCAATTGGTCACGTATTTTTCCAAATGGTGATGATGCAGAACCTAATGAAGCTGGTCTACGATATTACGATGATCTGTTTGATGAGATGCTTAAACTGGGGATGCAGCCTCTAGTGACCCTAAGTCACTATGAAACACCGGTACACTTGGTTAAAGAGTACGGTAGCTGGCGCAATCGTAAGCTGATTGATTTCTTTGTCAACTATGCAATAACGGTTTTCGAACGTTATAAAAATAAAGTCAAATATTGGCTCACCTTCAATGAAATCAATAATATGCGCCGTATGCCAGGCGGAGCTGGAGGAATTTTCATAGAAGAAGGTGAAGATTTGCAACAGCTAATTTACCAGACAAGTCATCATATGTTTGTCGCAAATGCTTTAACAGTAAAAGCTTTCCATGAAATTATTCCTGATGGTCAAATTGGAGCAATGCTATCACTTTCAAATGTCTATCCGCATACGTGCCGGCCAGAAGATGTCTTTGAAACCATGGAATTGCGTCGTCGCTCACTCATGTTTGGGGACGTGATGATTAGAGGAGCATATCCAAGTTATGCCAACCGAATTTGGGAAGAAGAAGGTGCTGCAGTCATATTTGAAGAAGGTGACGAAGCATTAATCGCTGCACATACGGTAGATTTTCTAGCATTTAGCTACTATCGGACGTCAACACATGAGTACGGTCAACCTTTCTACGGTGATACTGGTGGAGACCAAGGAACACCAAACCCTTATCTTGAAACGACACCTTGGGGCTGGCAGATTGACCCTATAGGTCTTCGCTATACTTTGAACGAGCTTTATGATAGATATCAAATCCCACTCTTTGTCGTGGAAAATGGTTTGGGTCAGATTGATGAGTTGGACGAAAACGGCTTTATAAATGACACTTATCGGATTGATTATGTTCGTGAACACGTTAAATCGATCAAAGAAGCCCTTCGTGACGGTGTAGAGGTCATGGGGTATACTTACTGGGGACCAATTGACATTATTAGTGCTGGCACAGGTGAAATGAAAAAACGGTATGGATTTATCTATGTTGATCGTGACAATGATGGTAATGGGACAATGGAACGCAGAAAAAAAGCGTCCTTTGACTGGTACGCTAATTTGATTAAACATAATGGAAATAATATTTAG